The Malassezia japonica chromosome 5, complete sequence genome contains a region encoding:
- the cdc4 gene encoding myosin II light chain (COG:T; EggNog:ENOG503P1SU; BUSCO:EOG09265591) produces MSEAEWKEAFALFDKKGSGSIESAHLGDLLRALGQNPTQAEVKELTQNAPAQIDFPTFVQILNRPNGFKPAGTPEEFVRGFQVFDKEGTGYIGVGELRYVLTSLGEKLSDEEVDELLKGVTVSPDGNIHYETFVRQILSQ; encoded by the exons ATG TCTGAAGCCGAGTGGAAGGAAGCATTTGCGCTCTTTGACAAGAAGGGCTCCGGCTCGATCGAGAGCGCGCACCTGGGCGATCTCCTGCGTGCTTTGGGCCAGAACCCCACGCAGGCCGAGGTCAAGGAGCTGACGCAGAACGCTCCCGCGCAGA TCGACTTCCCTACGTTTGTCCAGATCCTGAACCGGCCAAACGGCTTCAAGCCGGCGGGTACGCCGG AGGAGTTTGTGCGCGGTTTCCAGGTGTTTGACAAGGAGGGCACCGGCTACATTGgtgtcggcgagctgcgctaCGTGCTGACGAGCCTCGGCGAGAAgctcagcgacgaggaggtcgacgagctgctcaagggTGTGACTGTGAGCCC CGATGGCAACATCCACTACGAGACCTTTGTCCGCCAGATCCTGAGCCAGTaa
- a CDS encoding uncharacterized protein (BUSCO:EOG09263ZSC; COG:S; EggNog:ENOG503NUD2) — MNTATIAFRPLFVSWNTRAESKLRQPPLRGCLGTFRPQELLPGLIHFAKQSAFHDHRFNPITAAELPQLECSVSLLSPFEPCDNYLDWKLGVHGVYLCIKNPALDEEYAERTKTRRSEEKEELTVTFLPEVALSQGWSKLETIDKAIRKAGWNGKITEQMRESLRVYRYSSHKATVTWGEFDTWRRLENDPITRVISIPRVST; from the exons ATGAACACTGCTACTATTGCTTTCAG ACCGCTTTTTGTCTCGTGGAATACGCGCGCAGAGTCAAAGTTACGGCAGCCCCCGCTGCGTGGGTGCCTAGGAACCTTTCGGCCACAGGAGCTGCTCCCGGGCCTGATCCACTTTGCGAAGCAGTCCGCCTTTCACGACCACCGCTTCAATCCGATTACCGCAGCAGAGctgccgcagctcgagTGCTCCGTCAGTCTCTTGAGCCCATTTGAGCCGTGCGACAACTACCTGGACTGGAAGCTTGGCGTGCACGGCGTCTACCTGTGTATTAAGAACCctgcgctggacgaggagtacgccgagcgcaccaAGACCCGCCGCTCCGAAGAGAAGGAGGAGCTTACCGTGACGTTCCTCCCTGAAGTCGCGCTCTCCCAGGGATGGTCCAAGCTAGAGACCATCGACAAGGCCATCCGCAAGGCGGGGTGGAACGGCAAGATCACGGAGCAGATGCGCGAGTCTTTGCGCGTGTACCGATACAGCAGCCACAAGGCGACCGTTACATGGGGCGAGTTTGATACCTGGAGGCGATTAGAGAACGATCCTATCACGCGAGTAATCAGTATTCCTCGAGTATCGACCTAA
- the RPS1 gene encoding ribosomal 40S subunit protein S1B (COG:J; EggNog:ENOG503NVFE), producing MAVGKNKKLSKGKGNKKRVVDPFTRKEWYDIKAPVFFENRNVGKTIVNRSQGLKNASDALKGRILEQSLADLNKDDEQAFRKFSLRVDEVQGRNCLTNFYGMDFTQDKLRSLVRKWQTLIECHQDVKTTDGYLLRVFAIGFTRRRANQVKKTTYAKSSQIRAIRKKMFEVIQRESSDCDLRQFVAKLIPEVMGREIEKSTQGIYPLKDVYIRKVKVLKRPKFDLGKLYELHGGAAVVGAEDTGSKIKSGEFKEPEVQASV from the exons ATGGCTGTCGGCAAGAACAAGAAGCTCTCCAAGGGCAAGGGTAATAAGAAGCGTGTGGTCGACCCCTTCACTCGTAAGGAGTGGTACGACATCAAGGCCCCCGTCTTCTTCGAGAACCGCAACGTTGGCAAGACCATTGTCAACCGTTCGCAGGGTCTGA AGAACGCCTCGGATGCGCTCAAGGGCCGTATCCTCGAGCAGTCGCTCGCGGACCTCAAcaaggacgacgagcaggcgtTCCGCAAGTTCTcgctccgcgtcgacgaggtccaGGGCCGCAACTGTCTGACCAACTTCTACGGCATGGACTTCACCCAGGACAAGCTCCGCTCGCTTGTCCGCAAGTGGCAGACTCTCATTGAGTGCCACCAGGACGTGAAGACCACCGACGGCTACCTCCTCCGTGTCTTTGCCATTGGCTTCactcgccgccgtgcgaACCAGGTGAAGAAGACGACCTACGCCAAGTCGTCGCAGATCCGCGCCATCCGCAAGAAGATGTTCGAGGTCATCCAGCGCGAGTCGTCGGACTGCGACCTCCGCCAGTTTGTCGCCAAGCTCATCCCCGAGGTCATGGGCCGCGAGATTGAGAAGAGCACTCAGGGCATCTACCCCCTGAAGGATGTGTACATCCGCAAGGTCAAGGTGCTCAAGCGCCCCAAGTTCGACCTTGGCAAGCTCTACGAGCTCCACGGTGGTGCTGCGGTGGTTGGTGCTGAGGACACTGGCTCGAAGATCAAGTCGGGCGAGTTCAAGGAGCCTGAGGTCCAGGCTTCGGTCTAA
- a CDS encoding uncharacterized protein (TransMembrane:4 (i20-38o50-70i82-103o109-132i); BUSCO:EOG092658ZO; COG:S; EggNog:ENOG503P6VD), whose amino-acid sequence MAKGAQKRIASGNASAVSTLAYGFVISNTVHLLLNFWLWRTPATTHWRPVAMYVVTEAIAAVLGLQLAAMGRAGDDLSQSGLTAYMFDVVYITWFVHVTTALISRYFWWTYAVIPAYALYLLYTHILVPFVFGGKSPLSRGTSAPAPAPAAEEPQVSKRQAKQQARSARGPRMQTRRGG is encoded by the exons ATGGCCAAAGGCGCACAGAAGCGCATTGCTTCGGGCAACGCAAGTGCCGTGTCGACGCTCGCATACGGCTTTGTGATCTCCAACACAGTCCACCTGCTGCTCAACTTTTGGCTGTGGCGCACGCCTGCGACGACGCACTGGCGCCCGGTCGCCATGTACGTCGTGACCGAGGCGATTGCGGCCGTGCTGGGCCTCCAGCTGGCGGCGATGGgccgcgcgggcgacgaccTGAGCCAGAGTGGGCTGACCGCGTACATGTTTGACGTGGTGTACATCACCTGGTTTGTGCACGTCACGACCGCGCTGATTTCGCGCTACTTCTGGTGGACGTATGCCGTG ATCCCCGCGTACGCCCTCTACCTCTTGTATACCCATATCCTCGTGCCGTTCGTCTTTGGCGGCAAGTCGCCGCTGAgccgcggcacgagcgcacctgcgcccgctcccgccgccgaggagccgcAGGTGAGCAAGCGCCAGGCgaagcagcaggcgcgcagcgctcgtGGTCCCCGCATGCAGACGCGTCGGGGTGGATAG
- the ATP7 gene encoding ATP synthase d subunit (EggNog:ENOG503P34B; COG:C), translated as MASKAAVDFSKVLASGLGKQTASELVAFRKRSEEAKRLVTQLKAQPTTVDFAHYKKLLKNQDVVATAEKLIADFKPQTYDIGAQTKALESFEASAVKQAEESATKIEAELKDLKETLGNIEGARPFDQLTVTDVINARPEIAKTVEEMVKKGKWTLPGYEEKFGSLAMS; from the exons ATGGCTTCTAAGGCTGCGGTTGATTTCAGCAAGGTCCTTGCCTCGGGCCTTGGCAAGCAGACTGCCTCGGAGCTTGTGGCTTTCCGCAAGCGCAGTGAGGAGGCCAAGCGCCTTGTGACCCAGCTCAAGGCGCAGCCGACCACGGTCGACTTTGCTCACTACAAGAAGCTGCTGAAG AACCAGGACGTGGTCGCCACGGCTGAGAAGCTCATTGCTGACTTCAAGCCCCAGACCTACGACATCGGTGCTCAGACCAAGGCTCTTGAGTCCTTCGAGGCTTCGGCG GTTAAGCAGGCTGAGGAGAGCGCTACCAAGATCGAGGCTGAGCTTAAGGACCTCAAGGAGACTCTCGGCAACATCGAGGGTGCCCGTCCTTTCGACCAGCTCACCGTCACCGACGTGATCAACGCTCGCCCCGAGATCGCCAAGACCGTCGAGGAAATGGTCAAGAAGGGCAAGTGGACCCTGCCTGGCTACGAGGAGAAGTTTGGCA GCCTCGCCATGTCGTAA
- a CDS encoding uncharacterized protein (COG:T; EggNog:ENOG503NU9Z), with the protein MTPSQVQFSGPYGGAPFGGDAEPAGAFPAGFNFARRTSVSAESMSPQLSEARTRAAHTQAPKTEDQQQRIRAATSDIFLFRNLEPEQYQAALQAMEEVHKQAGDIVIKQGDQGDYLYIVESGSLDVFVQPPGTSPADALAAPPDQLGNKVVTYGPGASFGELALLYMQPRAASVVSTAPCTLWAVDRVTFRSILAEANMSRRAFFSSFLKQVPLLQHLNDTERLRVLDAIEIQDYNPGDVIVREGDIGTHFYMVVNGVADVHKASDSDAPVTKLQRGDYFGELALMHSAPRAATVSASAQPGATKLRVAALEEQAFTRLLGPLTGIMSRYAETHYKSADAEPSTPSTLAPPAGSDSAAPMPGSPRSGAS; encoded by the coding sequence ATGACCCCGTCACAGGTTCAGTTTAGTGGCCcgtacggcggcgcaccctTCGGCGGCGATGCCGAGCCTGCCGGTGCGTTCCCTGCGGGCTTTAATTTCGCGCGCCGTACCTCGGTATCGGCAGAGTCCATGTCGCCGCAGCTGAGCGAGGCCcgtacgcgcgcggcccacACGCAGGCCCCAAAAACCGAAGACCAGCAGCAGCGTATCCGTGCCGCTACGTCGGACATTTTTCTCTTCCGCAACCTCGAGCCGGAGCAGTACCAAgcggcgctccaggcgaTGGAAGAGGTGCATAAGCAGGCTGGGGATATCGTCATTAAGCAGGGCGACCAAGGCGACTACCTCTACATTGTGGAGAgcggctcgctcgacgtCTTTGTACAGCCTcccggcacgtcgcccgccgatgcgctcgctgcaCCGCCCGACCAGCTCGGCAACAAGGTGGTGACGTACGGCCCCGGCGCCTCCtttggcgagctcgcgctgctgtaCATGCAGCCTCGTGCGGCGTCGGTCGTGTCCACCGCACCCTGCACGCTCTGGGCCGTGGACCGCGTGACCTTCCGTTCgatcctcgccgaggccaacATGAGCCGCCGTGCGTTCTTCTCGTCGTTCCTCAAGCAGGTGCCGCTCCTGCAGCACCTCAACGATACCGAGCGCCTCCGTGTGCTGGACGCGATCGAGATCCAAGACTACAACCCCGGCGACGTGATTGTGCGCGAGGGCGATATTGGTACCCACTTTTACATGGTCGTGAACGGCGTGGCCGACGTTCACAAGGCGTCGGATAGCGATGCGCCAGTGACGAAGCTGCAGCGTGGCGACTACtttggcgagctcgcgctgatgcacagcgcgccgcgcgccgccaccgTCAGTGCGTCTGCCCAGCCGGGCGCGACAAAGCTGCGTGTAGCGGcactcgaggagcaggcctTCACCCGGCTCCTCGGGCCGCTGACGGGCATCATGTCGCGGTACGCCGAGACGCACTACAAGAGCGCAGACGCGGAGcccagcacgccgtcgacgctggcgccgcccgcAGGTTCAGATAGCGCGGCACCGATGCCGGGCTCACCACGCTCGGGTGCCTCGTAG
- a CDS encoding hydroxyisourate hydrolase (TransMembrane:4 (i88-108o120-138i145-164o184-208i); COG:I; EggNog:ENOG503P6QJ) encodes MAILHEIPAGADDAGVDVPTEGSSATYEKFAIDAYGNPVRLPPEASDWILDDSDSDELEDEEEPTAQELYEEIQDNRMSEPLESSLDLLIWCMPFIFVFELLNVLIQQQYQVEVTLLRELKTVVSRLPVLVLFIWWTALRDRRAWLVQSTVFLLGTLSGGHFIYLVNEAPYGRAITQTPALGTLWMYCVVKMDLVLACVSLAAIYAYVRYAGLNLIL; translated from the exons ATGGCGATCCTACACGAGATTCCCGCGGgggccgacgacgccggtGTCGACGTGCCTACCGAGgggtcgagcgccacgtACGAAAAGTTCGCGATAGATGCATACGGAAATCCGGTGCGCCTTCCCCCGGAGGCGTCGGACTGGATCCTCGACGAttccgactcggacgagctggaagacgaggaggagcctACGGCGCAGGAACTCTACGAGGAAATCCAAGACAACCGCATGAGCGAGCCACTCGAATCGAGCCTGGACTTGTTGATCTGGTGCATGCCCTTCATCTTTGTATTTGAGCTGCTCAATGTTCTCATCCAGCAACAATACCAGGTCGAAGTgacgctcctgcgcgagctcaaGACGGTCGTATCGCGTCTGCCGG TCCTGGTCTTGTTCATCTGGTGGA CAGCCCtgcgcgatcgccgcgcgtggCTCGTCCAGAGCACCGTCTTTCTACTGGGCACACTCAGCGGAGGCCATTTTATATACCTTGTCAACGAA GCGCCCTATGGAAGGGCTATCACCCAAACccccgcgctcggcacccTGTGGATGTACTGCGTGGTAAAAATGGACCTCGTGCTGGCCTGTGTCAGCCTCGCGGCCATCTATGCTTACGTCAGATACGCTGGCCTGAACCTCATTCTGTAG
- a CDS encoding uncharacterized protein (EggNog:ENOG503NY68; COG:S), with the protein MHRSGGPSEAPSYAPSVRSSSGLTQASSITLPNCPDVYIRRADIGASLQAYERLLGASKAYTSTMLAMSKASSELAEALEDCSRVKGAHAMGPAFQAAGGLHYLKSNYEQVLCDTFWKEFSIPLLDQLDVYRTTVRERQVTHEKAIAEKSRLLKEIETKYQKEERRRKRDLNSFRLMLSELQEKLNELEEIKAQHYTDALEYEEQTWEYLASKVGLLVRAQTEIAERLTSKSGSDPVLESITAAIPDPFNSYGPPKRGDELFTILPPSTAASSSVRLDSETSTPATGLPRVPTESAEPADAPSSSRHAPDEAPGRGALFSPRTPVSDEAEDSTPTRAFLASQIHAQPSYGSLFGYSAERTAQSGDEVADDLESKLHVDKEEPSTPEQAARRPPVSPSQWPSDKGVWE; encoded by the coding sequence ATGCACCGGAGCGGAGGCCCATCCGAGGCGCCGTcgtacgcgccgtcggtgcggagctcgagcggccTGACGCAAGCTTCGTCGATCACGCTGCCCAACTGCCCTGACGTCTATatccgccgcgccgacatTGGCGCATCGCTGCAGGCctacgagcgcctgctgggCGCCTCCAAAGCGTACACTTCGACGATGCTTGCCATGTCCAAAGCATCGTCcgagctggccgaggcgctggaggACTGCTCGCGTGTAAAGGGTGCACACGCCATGGGCCCCGCCTTCCAGGCCGCCGGTGGCCTGCACTATCTCAAGTCGAACTACGAGCAAGTGCTCTGTGACACGTTCTGGAAAGAGTTTTCGATCCCTCTGCTGGACCAGCTCGACGTGTACCGTACCaccgtgcgcgagcggcaggTGACGCACGAGAAGGCGATCGCCGAAAAGAGCCGCCTGCTGAAAGAGATCGAGACCAAGTACCAGAAAgaggagcggcggcgcaagcgcgaccTCAACAGCTTTCGCCTGATGCTGAGCGAGCTCCAAGAGAAGCTGAACGAGCTCGAAGAGATCAAGGCACAGCACTATacggatgcgctcgagtaCGAAGAGCAGACGTGGGAGTACCTCGCCTCCAAGGTCGGCCTGCTCGTTCGGGCACAGACCGAGATTGCGGAGCGCCTCACGTCCAAGTCCGGCTCCGATCCCGTGCTGGAGTCGATTACCGCCGCGATTCCCGACCCCTTTAACTCGTACGGCCCGCcgaagcgcggcgacgagctcttTACGATCCTGCCGccctcgacggcggccagcagcagcgtgcgtcTCGACTCGGAGACATCGACGCCAGCCACAGGTCTGCCCCGCGTCCCGACCGAGTCCGCGGAGCCTGCCGATGCccccagctcgtcgcggcacgcgccggacgaggcgcccggccgcggcgcgctcttcTCGCCGCGGACGCCGGTCTCtgacgaggccgaggactcgacgccgacgcgtgCCTTTCTCGCGAGCCAGATTCATGCACAGCCCTCGTACGGTTCGCTCTTTGGGTacagcgccgagcgcactgCCCAGAGCGGCGATGAGGTCGCGGACGACCTCGAGAGCAAATTGCATGTCGACAAAGAGGagccgtcgacgccggagcaggctgcgcgccgcccccccgtctcgccgagccagtGGCCGAGCGACAAAGGCGTGTGGGAGTAG
- the RPS25 gene encoding 40S ribosomal protein S25 (COG:J; BUSCO:EOG09265SHL; EggNog:ENOG503P5PV), whose amino-acid sequence MPPKKSAIAAAASKTGKKKKWSKGKVKDKAQNAVALDKPLYERVLKEVPTFKMITPSILIDRLKINGSLARVAIRHFEREGQIKPLIHHNGQLLYTRTGSD is encoded by the exons ATGCCTCCCAAGAAGTCTGCAAttgcggccgcggcctccAAGACTggcaagaagaagaagTGGTCGAAGGGTAAGGTCAAGGACAAGGCCCAGAACGCCGTTGCCCTTGACAAGCCTCTGTACGAGCGTGTGCTGAAGGAGGTGCCCACCTTCAAGATGATCACTCCCTCGATTCTCATTGACCGCCTGAAGATCAACGGTTCGCTGGCCCGCGTGGCCATCCGCCACTTTGAGCGCGAGGGCCAGATCAAGCCTCTGATCCACCACAACGGTCAGCTGCTGTACA CCCGCACTGGCAGTGACTAA
- a CDS encoding uncharacterized protein (EggNog:ENOG503Q550; COG:J), with translation MVSLLRNPPAEIGPMPFPPALIAQGPACAVAETYASSHPLSALQLINPPLSMQRAAQRYPSLFRTALPEFDFEAHFPVRVVWTADELAAQAQEGVPWFEVHRIEHQREEEADESLDRYEWASLEHGAEDTLEWLESEVGLEAMEEFADETPASALHEDTSPSTVPPGTLPPWFVEGAYEFAPDGSKKMPVVLDETHLTERFIRGSGPGGQAINKLATNVELVHIPTALRITCQATRSREQNRVIARRLLSQRLEWLVKKDWARTPQSASRALAPSVLQSKWDKERRKKQNKKKKQRRRAS, from the exons ATGGTATCGCTCCTCCGCAACCCCCCAGCCGAGATCGGCCCGATGCCATTTCCGCCCGCGCTCATCGCACAAGGGCCGGCGTGTGCGGTGGCCGAGACGTACGCTTCATCGCACCCTCtgtcggcgctgcagctgaTCAATCCTCCGCTGTcgatgcagcgcgcggcgcagcgctaCCCCAGCCTCTTTCGgacggcgctgcccgagttCGATTTTGAGGCGCACTTTccggtgcgcgtcgtgtGGACCGCCGACGAACTCGCCGCACAGGCGCAGGAAGGCGTGCCGTGGTTCGAAGTCCACCGCATCGAGCACCAGCGCGAGGAAGAGGCCGACGAGAGCCTGGATCGGTACGAGTGGGCatcgctcgagcacggcgccgaggatACACTGGAGTGGCTCGAGAGCGAAGTGGGACT TGAGGCGATGGAGGAGTTTGCCGACGAGACGCCCGCCAGCGCATTGCACGAGGACACATCCCCATCCACCGTGCCCCCAGGCACGCTCCCCCCGTGGTTCGTCGAGGGCGCCTACGAATTCGCGCCGGATGGCTCGAAAAAGATGCccgtcgtcctcgacgagacTCACCTGACCGAGCGCTTCATCCGCGGCTCGGGGCCCGGCGGCCAGGCAATCAATAAGCTCGCAACGAacgtcgagctcgttcACATCCCCACCGCCCTCCGTATCACCTGccaggcgacgcgcagccgcgAGCAGAACCGCGTCattgcgcggcggctcctctcgcagcgcctcgagtgGCTCGTAAAAAAGGACTGGGCACGCACCCCCCaaagcgcctcgcgcgcactCGCCCCCAGTGTGCTCCAGTCCAAATGGGacaaggagcgccgcaagaaGCAGAACAAGAAAAAGaagcagcgccggcgcgcctcgtag
- the FHL1 gene encoding Pre-rRNA-processing protein fhl1 (EggNog:ENOG503NZ7H; COG:K), translating into MSASTASLPASFALSPTAASSGASGQRADVVPKTERSDAWPASDEAAQPAPEGPIRAYAKLEFPGFSYYVQTLEVTIGRRPGQLQNGAPLPMRAPQTWRKGDVDVDLGPLKSISRLHARIFYSVQPHFYQNPMNLSPMMPSGASASASPSGAEEPAPSDEGAPAQGRFLLEVLGRNGAFVDDVWVRMNGVVPLGRRTKIQIAERVFYFVLPPPASAQDGFLSEAEESEVEAEDAPSSSSSSSELSDVDAEKPATTSGPSTESPGPKLVLKPRSKISPSRKDAKKRPHDDQDTDMSKRRRGTDEASAPLPVGTPIGIEALKPARGKGKGKGKGKTEPQVIDLDADTPSVEESPAPEASAGPPSSLSALATAATHVGSPVPSGSFQKPELTNVELITNALTSESCLRKGSKFTLQEVYEWLQNTYPWFGQNGRKTGRDWQSSIRHTIGTSREFVKIPRRPDEHGKGIFYTLATSDVAKAHEATRSVAQPEPAPPAPSASAPRADDTRAAPEKAEKPLPRIPLVVGIPPGTGDANAARAKNVPGSIESLLETPPIAHHQGKLYLSPKVFGHLTPEQLQHIEGLGAQQALQVLQAYLVSHLKEKMKKPDAAKGTPGPSPPLAGKAAPNPPASKSTAASPPVAAKSAAGSPPPLPPAAPQPSVYDQRLEPPKVPRIPISPSDALQPTQPKEATPAALLPAAQAAPPTQAAPSTSTTPVPSIPTNPGPNAEKSDPLAALSALAAHPEAAGLIGLLQKQQSGAAGGTVKLTPGQLELLQLANRLAMQKKNKKKKTGDARPAAPSPAAQSPAAQSPAAQSPAGQSPPKPSSP; encoded by the coding sequence ATGTCGGCATCGACCGCAAGTCTGCCAGCATCCTTTGCACTCAGTCCCACCGCCGCGAGtagcggcgcgtcggggcAGAGGGCGGATGTTGTGCCCAAAACGGAGCGCAGCGATGCATGGCCCGCttccgacgaggcggcgcagcccgcGCCAGAAGGGCCGATCCGCGCCTATGCGAAGCTCGAGTTTCCGGGCTTTTCGTACTATGTACAGACGCTGGAAGTGACGATCGGGCGGCGACCGGGGCAGCTCCAAAACGGCGCCCCACTCCCGATGCGTGCGCCCCAGACATGGCGCAAAGGCGACGTGGACGTGGACCTCGGGCCGCTCAAGTCGATCTCGCGCTTGCATGCGCGCATCTTTTACTCGGTCCAGCCGCACTTTTACCAGAACCCTATGAACCTCTCGCCGATGATGCCGAGcggtgcgtcggcgtccgcctcgccgagcggcgccgaggagcccgcgccgagcgacgaggggGCTCCGGCCCAAGGGCGCTTTCTGCTCGAAGTGCTCGGCCGCAACGGCGCATTCGTCGACGACGTATGGGTGCGCATGAacggcgtcgtgccgctggGGCGCCGGACCAAGATCCAGATTGCAGAGCGTGTGTTCTACTTTGTCCTTCCCccgcccgcctcggcgcaggacgGATTCCTGTCCGAGGCAGAAGAgagcgaggtcgaggccgaggacgccccctcttcctcctcctcctcctcggaGCTCTCGGATGTAGACGCCGAGAAgccggcgacgaccagCGGGCCGTcgaccgagtcgcccgGCCCCAAGCTCGTGCTGAAGCCGCGCTCCAAGATCTCGCCGTCACGCAAGGACGCCAAGAAGCGCCCGCACGACGACCAGGACACCGACATGTCCAAACGGCGACGTGGCACCGACGaggccagcgcgccgctcccggtcggcacgccgatcggcatcgaggcgctgaagccggcgcgcggcaaggGCAAGGGCAAGGGCAAGGGCAAGACGGAGCCGCAGGTcatcgacctcgacgccgacaCGCCCTCCGTGGAAGAatcgcccgcgcccgaaGCGAGCGCCGGGccgccctcgtcgctctctGCGCTGGCGACCGCTGCGACGCATGTCGGCTCGCCGGTGCCAAGCGGCTCGTTCCAGAAGCCGGAGCTGACCAACGTCGAGCTCATCACAAACGCGCTCACGTCCGAGTCGTGCCTGCGCAAGGGCAGCAAGTTCACCTTGCAAGAAGTCTACGAATGGCTGCAGAATACCTATCCCTGGTTCGGCCAGAACGGCCGCAAGACGGGGCGCGACTGGCAGAGCTCGATCCGCCACACGATTGgcacctcgcgcgagtTTGTCAAGATTCCCCGCCGCCccgacgagcacggcaaGGGCATCTTTTATACACTGGCGACTAGCGACGTCGCCAAGGCACACGAGGcgacacgcagcgtcgcgcagcccgagcctgcgccgcctgcgcccagTGCATCGGCTCCGCGAGCCGACGATACCCGTGCGGCTCCCGAGAAGGCCGAGaagccgctgccgcgcattcccctcgtcgtcggcattCCCCCGGGCACGGGCGACGCGAATGCGGCACGCGCCAAGAACGTCCCGGGCTcgatcgagtcgctgctcgagacgccgccgatcgcACACCACCAGGGCAAGCTATACCTCAGCCCCAAGGTGTTTGGGCACCTCACCCCGGAGCAACTGCAGCACATCGAggggctcggcgcgcagcaggcgctccaggtGCTCCAGGCCTACCTCGTTTCGCACCTCAAGGAGAAGATGAAGAAGCCTGACGCGGCCAAGGGCACACCGGGGCCGAGCCCGCCGCTGGCCGGCAAGGCCGCTCCGAACCCGCCGGCGAGCAAGagcaccgcggcgagccCCCCGGTCGCTGCCaagagcgccgcaggcagcccgccgccgctcccgcccgcggcgccgcagccgagcgtgtacgaccagcgcctcgagccgcCCAAGGTGCCGCGTATCCCGATTTCGCCCTCAGATGCCCTGCAGCCCACGCAGCCCAAGGAGgcgacgcccgccgcgctgctgcctgccgcgcaggccgcgccgcccacacaggccgcgccgagcacaagCACTACACCCGTGCCCAGTATACCCACTAATCCCGGACCGAACGCCGAAAAGTCGGATccgcttgcggcgctttcggcgctcgctgcgcacccTGAGGCCGCGGGCCTGATTGGTTTGCTGCAGAAGCAGCAGTCGGGTGCAGCGGGCGGTACCGTGAAGCTTACGCCGgggcagctcgagctgctgcagcttgCGAACCGCCTCGCCATGCAGAAGAAGAacaagaagaagaagacgggcgacgcacgcccggcggcaccgagcccggcggcgcagagcccggcggcgcagagcCCAGCGGCGCAGAGCCCGGCGGGACAGAGCCCGCCCAAACCGTCTTCCCCATAG